A portion of the Toxoplasma gondii ME49 chromosome VIIb, whole genome shotgun sequence genome contains these proteins:
- a CDS encoding carbonate dehydratase, eukaryotic-type domain-containing protein (encoded by transcript TGME49_259950) — MLRDTRFFRVEESTMEGEKCCQKGDGELSWKLHRSRPGVWPLLALCTSAARLVAFTVRRVARYFFARVAVYLWCLKLQASLYGACSMEHFLSVLPISVRYFLTPAPQKRCAPLGLSHRGLENRYRYPPAVQHVLPRKDSVCFLARFRAYLLPLAVLTCLSVSLLPVFPPILAEAVAVTRASPTQRATGLRLTSDVTAHKSRYRHHWATRSVPWHQEASTFRLISCSFVCTPQLHNMSERSPVATPPQLSPRSLSPVWRGVEKSARCSSCVRIPSRGATSPRFLTQSSLVAVSPDLSPQSSLDAASGGRSTACERRLRDPVEDGFANSKRQRRIELQSEMGKGQTSTGKTAEHDSSVAARATENGPDQQADRGNAAEIERPEREAEASCEAGHLTRRKVQETGGGGLFCTKLHCTVVKKVKEPQENAARADASGAPSAVELQGPLQPLVGTRTGRGSLPFTFRAWGQRLKAAGASGGATRGWNYEHQGADWGAVMDPSCSWTRQSPIDINEAMLPEKSSALAGTGHLKEDDAHSGHSDTACLGLNRMLVAEGHEMHLDAMFPEDPVADYLVKWQRGMKLLFEPSTRRPSVPLAPAFGAFRADGKRYSIVQFHFHAPAEHTFSGARRAAELHVVSRHGEHDLLVVGVTLVEAETGEPNAFLEGIGKVLHALKPHWPPDDAEFKAGDKRGSLSSLDKPACVCATDVNQRVGMMHEVHDASIRRKKNASEKKTHDDGRTDGLDTQEHERPSLVPSEHAEHEHLPPLSLRDCLPAGKKTFYRYHGSLTTPPCLEDVTWYVLKEPLLASPSLVAQLREMFIIPGSKSKGNYRRLQNAEVRRPMLIDFYDAFYTEVQPLSTKRGVLRV; from the exons ATGCTGAGAGACACACGCTTTTTTCGGGTGGAGGAATCAACGATGGAGGGCGAGAAATGTTGCCAGAAAGGCGATGGGGAGTTGTCCTGGAAATTGCACCGCAGTAGGCCGGGCGTGTGGCCCCTCTTGGCCCTCTGCACGTCGGCTGCCAGGCTCGTCGCATTCACAGTGCGTCGCGTGGCACGGTATTTTTTTGCGCGCGTGGCTGTCTATCTGTGGTGCCTGAAACTGCAGGCGTCCTTGTATGGCGCTTGCTCCATGGAGcattttctgtctgttttgCCCATCTCTGTGCGTTACTTTCTCACGCCGGCCCCCCAGAAGCGCTGCGCGCCTCTCGGGCTGTCGCACCGGGGACTTGAAAATCGATACCGTTACCCTCCTGCAGTGCAACACGTATTGCCGAGAAAGGATTCCGTTTGTTTCTTGGCGCGGTTTCGTGCGTACCTCCTACCCTTAGCAGTTCTTACATGTTTATCTGTCTCATTGCTTCCGGTTTTTCCTCCGATCCTGGCGGAAGCCGTCGCCGTCACACGTGCGTCACCGACTCAACGTGCCACAGGCTTGCGTTTAACTAGCGACGTAACGGCACACAAGAGCCGTTATCGGCATCACTGGGCAACGCGCTCGGTTCCATGGCACCAAGAGGCGTCCACGTTTCGCCTGATTTCCTGTAGCTTTGTATGTACCCCTCAACTACACAACATGTCTGAGCGCAGCCCAGTGGCGACCCCGCCTCAGCTGTCACCAAGAAGCCTGTCTCCAGTGTGGCGTGGCGTCGAGAAGAGTGCCCGATGTTCTTCATGCGTGCGAATTCCTTCGAGGGGGGCAACTTCCCCCCGCTTCTTAACTCAGTCTTCTCTAGTCGCTGTTTCGCCCgatctgtctcctcagtcGTCACTAGACGCGGCGAGCGGCGGCCGCTCCACAGCGTGTGAGAGGAGACTCAGAGACCCGGTTGAAGACGGTTTCGCCAATTCGAAGCGACAACGCAGAATCGAATTACAATCAGAAATGGGAAAAGGCCAAACATCGACTGGCAAGACTGCCGAGCACGACTCTAGTGTCGCAGCCCGCGCTACGGAAAATGGCCCAGATCAGCAGGCTGACCGCGGCAACGCGGCAGAAATTGAAAGACccgagcgagaagcagaggccaGTTGCGAGGCGGGCCATCTGACGAGGAGGAAAGTTCAAGAGACTGGAGGCGGCGGGCTGTTCTGCACAAAGCTCCACTGCACCGTTgtgaagaaggtgaaggagCCACAGGAGAATGCGGCGCGTGCAGACGCCAGCGGTGCCCCGTCCGCTGTCGAACTACAAGGACCTCTGCAGCCACTGGTTGGCACCCGCACAGGTCGGGGATCTTTGCCGTTCACTTTTCGGGCTTGGGGACAAAGACTGAAGGCGGCGGGGGCCTCCGGAGGCGCGACGCGTGGGTGGAACTACGAGCATCAGGGTGCAGACTGGGGCGCAGTGATGGATCCGTCCTGCAGCTGGACCCGGCAGTCGCCGATCGATATTAACGAGGCCATGTTGCcggagaagagcagcgcCTTGGCCGGGACAGGACATCtcaaggaagacgacgccCACTCCGGACACAGTGACACCGCGTGCTTAGGGCTGAACCGGATGCTGGTTGCTGAGGGGCACGAAATGCACCTCGACGCGATGTTCCCAGAGGACCCCGTGGCGGACTACTTGGTGAAGTGGCAGCGGGGAATGAAGCTGCTCTTTGAGCCTTCGACGCGGCGTCCTTCAGTCCCACTCGCGCCGGCCTTTGGCGCCTTTCGGGCGGACGGAAAACGCTACAGCATTGTCCAGTTCCATTTCCACGCTCCAGCTGAACATACTTTCTCTGGGGCGAGGCGCGCAGCAGAGCTCCACGTGGTGTCTAGACACGGTGAACACGATTTACTCGTTGTCGGTGTCACGTTGGTGGAAGCCGAGACCGGGGAGCCGAACGCGTTTTTGGAGGGAATCGGAAAAGTGCTGCATGCGCTAAAGCCCCATTGGCCACCCGACGATGCTGAATTCAAGGCTGGAGACAAACGCgggtcgctctcctctctggacAAGCCAGCGTGTGTCTGCGCGACTGATGTCAATCAACGCGTTGGCATGATGCACGAAGTTCACGATGCTTCAAtcaggcggaagaagaacgcgagcgagaaaaagacacacgATGATGGTAGAACAGACGGCCTAGACACTCAGGAGCACGAACGGCCCTCACTAGTTCCTTCGGAACATGCAGAACACGAACACCTTCCTCCACTGAGTCTACGGGACTGTTTGCCTGCGGGCAAAAAGACTTTCTACCGGTACCATGGATCGCTGACTACCCCGCCTTGCCTAGAGGACGTGACATG GTACGTGCTCAAGGAGCCTCTTTTAGCGTCGCCCTCATTGGTGGCTCAGCTGCGTGAAATGTTTATCATTCCCGGAAGCAAGAGCAAAGGCAACTATCGCCGCCTACAGAATGCAGAGGTAAGGCGGCCAATGCTTATCGATTTTTATGATGCCTTCTACACCGAGGTTCAGCCACTATCCACCAAACGGGGCGTGCTCCGTGTGTGA
- a CDS encoding hypothetical protein (encoded by transcript TGME49_259940~Predicted trans-membrane domain (TMHMM2.0):175-198:229-249:261-284:298-321:325-348:357-380:399-422:449-472) produces MEVCLPTRGVSTSRIHPAAGTEPTRAHNGGGHLVVYTGGAPPPVTHQIHHVRSIPLPTPMARSSAEAMAACSGHCPRILVSAAQQVLLITHAIALLLIGREVYVHNQVSGGFGPRGSVVLQLPPVALSASFNSPVGNGEPVVVVGDKLASAAELSGQPTGDDSTSPGQEYLSTLSVVSGLVFLGGCLSCLILLFSPVTSLPYMRLCMIHRNNRVLAAEGDWQTPSLLTEIVPEIVMAILGAFVLGGFLLSEQQMCKYLAEHISLVLSLHAPTLDLAHSSLGIFSFESQSPTSKTSSVGSFISLLAATSLGGVAYGLLLPYFSSTMIAIVSFFTLCFAVSIPFFPFPATLDAFPSLPPSLVYFLPPCFLPCITIGAFFVACCCVKHFRKYRTVMCAEERGLSCLRIAVTISIFAFSAVGTLSFFSSLSRTPSAPVSVWLRTWHAVLARVQPILPRVSTCCGALCSLLLLLSILQMLLEYFSIRNNAVGVRLQGAFFSLFNLPAFVPTDAHGNPELSQVPGLSQCVPSPADGQAVQQVGGVSAPLLLLPGTPMPQHFRPSFTSSGLQSPKPCRPGGLTQLVPGFVRDWSSQRHGERQHADEGSTRSLMMVRSGAGVAPEGSAHCV; encoded by the exons ATGGAAGTGTGTCTGCCTACTCGTGGCGTTTCCACGAGTCGAATTCACCCGGCCGCCGGTACCGAACCTACACGCGCCCACAACGGCGGCGGACACCTTGTTGTATACACTGGCGGTGCCCCGCCTCCAGTAACTCACCAAATTCATCATGTTCGTTCTATTCCCTTACCGACTCCGATGGCTCGGTCGTCGGCTGAGGCCATGGCGGCCTGCTCGGGTCACTGTCCGCGAATTCTTGTATCTGCTGCCCAGCAGGTTCTTCTGATCACCCACGCGATTGCGCTGCTGCTCATTGGGCGTGAGGTATACGTACACAATCAGGTATCCGGTGGCTTCGGACCACGGGGTAGTGTGGTGCTGCAGCTTCCGCCTGTCGCACTGTCTGCCAGTTTTAACAGCCCAGTTGGAAATGGAGAACCCGTTGTTGTTGTTGGAGACAAGTTGGCGTCAGCGGCTGAGCTATCAGGACAGCCAACCGGGGACGACAGCACTTCGCCAGGACAAGAGTATTTGTCGACGCTTTCAGTCGTTTCTGGTCTCGTTTTCTTGGGGGGGTGTCTGAGTTGTCTGATTCTCCTGTTCTCGCCCGTCACCTCTCTGCCGTACATGCGTTTGTGCATGATTCATCGAAATAATCGCGTGCTGGCTGCAGAAGGGGACTGGCAAACTCCATCACTTTTGACAGAAATCGTCCCCGAGATCGTCATGGCGATTTTGGGGGCGTTCGTTCTCGGAGGTTTTCTCTTGTCGGAACAGCAGATGTGCAAGTATTTGGCGGAACACATCTCTCTCGTGCTTTCCCTCCACGCGCCCACACTCGACCTGGCGCACAGCAGCCTTGGCATCTTTTCTTTCGAATCTCAATCACCTACTTCCAAGACATCTTCCGTGGGATCCTTCATATCTCTTCTAGCAGCGACCTCTCTCGGCGGTGTCGCCTACGGCCTGCTGTTGCCGTACTTCTCCTCAACAATGATTGCCattgtgtctttcttcaccCTCTGCTTTGCTGTCTCTATTCCattctttcctttccccgCAACTCTCGAtgcctttccttccctcccgCCTTCGCTTGTCTACTTCCTGCCGCCGTGCTTCCTCCCGTGCATCACCATCGGCgccttctttgtcgcttGCTGCTGCGTCAAACACTTCCGGAAATACCGCACTGTCATGTGCGCGGAG GAGCGCGGTCTGAGCTGCCTTCGGATCGCGGTGACGATCTCCAttttcgcgttctccgcGGTCGGgaccctttctttcttctcatctCTGTCCCGCACCCCGTCCGCTCCGGTCAGTGTCTGGCTGCGGACCTGGCACGCGGTTCTCGCGCGAGTGCAGCCCATCCTTCCCCGAGTCTCGACTTGCTGCGGAGCTCTTTGCTCTCttttgctgcttctctccattctGCAGATGCTTCTAGAGTACTTTTCAATTCGAAACAACGCTGTCGGTGTCCGTCTCCAaggcgcgtttttctctctcttcaatCTTCCCGCCTTTGTCCCAACTGACGCCCACGGAAACCCTGAGCTCTCACAAGTCCCGGGGCTCTCTCAGTGCGTCCCTTCCCCAGCCGATGGACAGGCTGTGCAGCAAGTGGGAGGCGTCAGtgcgcctcttctgcttcttcctgggACGCCTATGCCGCAGCACTTTCGTCCCTCATTTACTTCTTCGGGTCTTCAGAGTCCGAAACCCTGTCGCCCTGGAGGCCTTACCCAGCTTGTTCCAGGCTTCGTTAGAGACTGGAGTAGCCAGCGTCATGGCGAGCGGCAGCACGCTGATGAGGGAAGCACGCGAAGTCTCATGATGGTTCGATCAGGCGCAGGTGTCGCTCCGGAAGGCAGCGCACACTGTGTCTGA